GACTCGCTTTCCAAAGGATACACTCAGCGTCGTCTTATTTGGGGATTTTGCCCAGGAGATCAAAATCAAGGACTTGCCATATGTCGGAGTTGGTCCCTATCACACCAACACCAAGGCCGGCCTTCAAATGGCTCGGCAGATTTTGCTCCGCAGGAAAAGCACTAATAAGCAGATATTCATGATAACTGATGGAAAACCATCGATGATCAATCGCAGTGATGGGAGTATCTACAAGAATCCCTTTGGCCTTGACCCGATCGTGGTGAATAGGACGCTTGATGAAGCGATCATCTGTCGCAAGAAGAAGATACCGATTACGACATTTATGATCGCCGAAGATCCATATTTACAGCAATTCGTGCAGAAATTGACCGAGTTAAATCACGGTCGTGCCTATTTTGCGTCCGCGCAGAATCTCGGCGAGTATGTATTCTGGGACTTCCTCAAACATCGTCGTAAAGCGAGCTAAGCGCCATTACCTGACGAATATTCTCCCTTCACCCTGTCCGGTGATCTCGCCTACGATTTGGGACGCTCCCACTCCCTTTTGACCCAACTCCTTTAACATTGCGTCAGCTTGGCTTGGCTTTACTGCCATGAGTAGTCCGCCCGAAGTTTGCGCGTCGGCAAGAACGATCTTCATGACTTTGGAAACTGACTCTCCCCAACTTACGAATGGTGCCACATAGTCAAGATTGTTTTCGCTTCCACCAGGTACCACTCCCGCCGAAGCAAGCGCAATTGCCTCATCGATGATTGGGACACTATCGGCGTAGATTTGAGCAGTTACGCCGCTACCAACCGTCATCTCTTTGAGATGTCCAAGTAGTCCAAATCCGGTCACATCAGTACAGGCAGATACATCGTAACGAGACATAACATCGGCGGAAGTGGCATTGAGGGTGCTCATGATAGCAATCACTCGATCTCGTAGCTTGTCGTCTGCCAACTGGCGCTTAATTGCTGTCGATATGATGCCTGTCCCGATCGGTTTGGTCAGAATCAACTTGTCGCCAACACGAGCGGTATTGTTGGCTCGAATCTTGGAAGGATGCACAACACCGGTTACGGCAAGGCCGTACTTTGGCTCTGTATCATCAATTGTGTGACCGCCGATGATACTGATTCCTGCTTCGCGAGCCTTGTCGGCTGCGCCCTGTAGAATTCTTTGAAGCACCGACATCGGCAACCTGTTCGACGGAAAACCTACGATACTCAAACCGAACAACGGCTTGGCACCCATTGCATAAATGTCGCTAAGCGAATTTGTCGCTGCAATCGCGCCGAAGTGATATGGATCGTCAACTATAGGAGTGAAGAAATCGACAGTCTGCACAACTGCGATCTCGTCGCTAAGTCGATAAACTGCGGCGTCATCGGATGATTCTGCACCGACCAGCACGTTGATATCCGTAGACCGGGGCAGTTGAGCCAGTATTTTCTCCAATGCCTGAGGTCGCAGTTTACAAGCACATCCCAGACCGTGAGTGTAACGTGTCAGCCGAACCTCTTCGCCGGACGAAGGTAGGGTAACCTCCCCTGCACCGGATGGAGCTAGTCGGTTTATCGTAGATTCGATCGCTTCGACAGCGGCGTCAATTTCTGCCTCAGTCGTCATGTATCCGGTAGAAAACCGTATCGTCCCCATCGCATACTCCACCGGAACATGCATAGCTTCGAGCACATGCGACATCATCACCTTGTCGGAATGACAAGCCGCGCCCGGCGAACAGGCAACCTGTTCCAACTCAGAGATGATCGTGTTGGCTTCTATTCCCGGAAACGAAATCGATACCGTGTTTGGCAGGCGTAAATCGAGATTGCCATTGATTCGACATTGCGGCAAGCGTGCCGTTAGTTGTGATTCGAGGTGATCGCGGAATTTCTGCATCAACGGTGCTTGCCGCTGAAGTTCACGGCCGACAACTTCACAGGCTTTGCCGAGTCCGACGATTTCGAGTACGTTTTCTGTGCCTGCGCGTAAATTTTGCTCGTGTGCAGCCCCATGAATCATCTTCTGCAGTTCGATGCCGCGCCGGACATACAGTGCTCCTATTCCTTTTGGTGCATAGAGTTTGTGCCCGGCAATCGTGATCATGTCAGCGCCAGTGGCTTCGGCCGTAACAGGTATCTTACCCACCGCTTGTGCCGCATCAGTGTGAACCACTATCTTGTGTTCGTGACAAAGTGCAGAGATCTCTTTGATGGGCTGAATTGTGCCTACTTCATTGTTTGCCTGCATGATTGACAACAGAATTGTCGTAGGACGCATAGCGCGCCGAACATCATCGACATTCACCAACCCAGTCGAATCGACCGGCAGGTAGCTAACTTCGAAGCCTTGCTCTTCGAGATAGCGGCAAATCTCCAAGACGGCTGGGTGTTCAATTTGCGAAGTGATAATGTGATTTCCACGTTGCCGATTCTTCAGCGCGAATCCCGCTACTGCGAAGTTGTCCGATTCACTGCCGCCAGACGTAAAGATTATCTCGTCGGCTTGGCATCCGAGCAACGCGGCCACTTGGGCGCGCGCCGTTTCGACTGCCTTGCGTGTTTGCACACCAAACCAGTGCGAACTCGA
This genomic interval from bacterium contains the following:
- the selD gene encoding selenide, water dikinase SelD; translated protein: MDHIYLDYNATTPIHPEVAEAMIPYLRSHFGNPSSSHWFGVQTRKAVETARAQVAALLGCQADEIIFTSGGSESDNFAVAGFALKNRQRGNHIITSQIEHPAVLEICRYLEEQGFEVSYLPVDSTGLVNVDDVRRAMRPTTILLSIMQANNEVGTIQPIKEISALCHEHKIVVHTDAAQAVGKIPVTAEATGADMITIAGHKLYAPKGIGALYVRRGIELQKMIHGAAHEQNLRAGTENVLEIVGLGKACEVVGRELQRQAPLMQKFRDHLESQLTARLPQCRINGNLDLRLPNTVSISFPGIEANTIISELEQVACSPGAACHSDKVMMSHVLEAMHVPVEYAMGTIRFSTGYMTTEAEIDAAVEAIESTINRLAPSGAGEVTLPSSGEEVRLTRYTHGLGCACKLRPQALEKILAQLPRSTDINVLVGAESSDDAAVYRLSDEIAVVQTVDFFTPIVDDPYHFGAIAATNSLSDIYAMGAKPLFGLSIVGFPSNRLPMSVLQRILQGAADKAREAGISIIGGHTIDDTEPKYGLAVTGVVHPSKIRANNTARVGDKLILTKPIGTGIISTAIKRQLADDKLRDRVIAIMSTLNATSADVMSRYDVSACTDVTGFGLLGHLKEMTVGSGVTAQIYADSVPIIDEAIALASAGVVPGGSENNLDYVAPFVSWGESVSKVMKIVLADAQTSGGLLMAVKPSQADAMLKELGQKGVGASQIVGEITGQGEGRIFVR